The Sediminicola sp. YIK13 genomic sequence CCATTTTTTCCCCAATCTTACGTTTTGTATTCCCACTAAAGGCAATGCCACCCTTGGCCATTTCAAAAAGTTTTTGGATTTTTTTCATCTCAGGAATACCAAAAAAATCGGTCCCCAAGAAATCAATTTTCATTTGAACCACAGTTTCACTGGTATTGCCAGTGAGTTTATCCGTAAAGCCGCAGTGCGGAAGATTGGAACCGATCAATATAAGGTCTCCATCGGTATAATAGGATACGTGGCTTCCAATTTGGCGCTTTCCACTACCCCCATTGACATATACCAGTTCTATTTCAGGATGATAATGCCAGATATGGTTTTTATTGGAAAGATTGGCATCAAATTTCTGATAGGTAAAAGAATGCCCAAAATCAGGTTCGATGGCTTCGAATGCAGGTTTCTGTTTCATCATAGAATTCACTTTCATTGTAAATTTAGATAAGGTATTCATCTCAATTCAAAACAAAATTACCTAAAATATGTGCTGGATTAACAATTACTATGTTATGCTTGTGTTAAAGGGGTAAAATAGCACATAAATAGGAGAAATGAGGTGTAGTGGGGGGAAGTGTATGGCCGTAAATTTGTGGTATAGATGAATTAGTAATCTTAAAATCTAAGAAATTATGAAAAAAGCATTGAATATTACAGCAGTATTGGCCTTTATGTTAACTACAGTAGTAAGTACGGCCAAAGAAGTTAAAACGGGTTCAGATGAAAATAATGAGGTAAAACCTTTAGTTCTTAATCTGGATGCAAATGAAATCATTAAACCAACTTTCCGTACAAAAGGAAAAATGGTATATATGAACCACTTGAACCTTGACGGTAAAAAAGTAGAGGTAAGGGTTCAAGATGATTCAGGGAATGTAATTTATACAACTACCTTCAACGAGTCAGTAATTGTAGAAAAAGCATTTAATTTTGAACAAGCAGATGCAGGTCTTTACAAGGTAATCCTTAAGGAAGGTAATAAGACGTATTACGAGAATGTTCTTGTAAAATAGTTTAGTTTAGAGTCAGTTAATTTTATTCCAAAAAAAAGGGGCTAGTTAGCCCCTTTTTTATTGGATGATATCCACCCATTAATTTTTTCTTCCAATAGGGCCAAAGGAACACATCCTGTTTCCAAAACTTGGTTGTGGAATTCTTTAATATTAAAATCTTTTCCCATTTCCCTTTCTGCTCTTGCGCGTAGTTCCAATATTTTAAGTTGCCCTATCTTATAGGAAAGCGCCTGACCTGGATTGGCCATATAGCGTTCTATTTCTGACGTAATTGCTTCTTCAGATTCTGCTTCATTATCCAATGAGTATTTAATGGCCTGTTCCCTAGTCCAATCTTTGGCATGAAGTCCAGTGTCCACGACCAGCCTCACTGCCCTATGCATTTCTGCCCCTAGCATTCCAAAATACTGGTAGGGATCTTGGTATAGTCCCAATTCTTTGCCCAAAGACTCTGTATACAAGGCCCACCCTTCACCATAAGCACTGTACCAAAGGGTTTTTCTGAATTTAGGCAAATCCTCGTTCTCCTGTGTCAGGGAAATTTGAAAGTGGTGTCCAGGAATGGCCTCGTGCAAGAATAAATCTTCATCAGAGTACATATTATATTTCGTTACATCTGGGATGGGGACATAGAATACTCCTGGTCTAGTGCCGTCCAAAGATCCAGGATTGTATTCGGCACTGGCAGAAGCCTCTCTAAATGCTTCGGTACGGCGGATCTCAAATGGAGTTTTAGGTTGATGTTCAAATAGCTGATCCACTTGTGGCTTCATTTTCTCATGAATGGCTTTAAAATTATCTATGACCTGCTGTGGGTCAGTAAAAGGCATCAATTCTTTCTTATTTCTGACATAATCAAAGAAAGCCTTAAGAGTACCGTCAAAACCAACTTGCTGTTTTACTTTCTCCATTTCCATAGAAATGCGTTCTACTTCATCCAACCCTATTTGGTGGATTTCTTCGGCCGTCATATCTGTTGTTGTATACAGCTTTATGGAATAATCATAATAGGCCTTTCCATCTGGTGTAGCTTCGATTCCACTAGTCGTACGGCCAGCGGCAAGATATTCCGTACCCATAAAATCATATAGTTTTTGATAGGCGGGAATAATCTTCTCTTTTATCATCACGGTATACGCATCCGTAAGTCTCTTTTTGTCCACATCATTGAAATCGTCCGGGAATTTCTTTACCGGTGCGAAAAATAAATGTTGATCAAGGTCTTTGGTTGTTAATGTTTCCAATTGTGGCACCACCTTTTGGATCAAGGATTTAGGAAGCACATACCCTTTTTCTATCCCTTCTCTCATACGCTCTTCAGCAGTGGCCATCCAAACGACATAACTATCCAGTCTCTTTAGCCAATTCTCGTAATCTTTTACTGTCTTGAATGGCTGTGCACTTGTACCTCCGGCATATTGGCCCATGGTCAATTGTACGGTCCACATTTGATTGATGGGAGTTAGGTCTTCCCTAAACTCCATACGTTCTAAATTCCTGTTACATTCCCATTCCAAGATAGCCTTGCTCATTTTTTCACTATCGGAAAGCGCTGTGTCCTGAATAGTGCCCAATGCATCCTTATATTTTTGGTAATATGCTTTTTCCATTGCCTTATAATCCTCCGTCAGGTTGTTCAGGAAAATATCATTGTATCTATTGTCACCCTCCGAGGTGGCTTTAAGGGGATATAATTTTAATCCATCTTCGTGATAGTTGTTCAATAAAGTTCCAAAAGCCTCGTTTTTGGCCATAGCATCTTCTTTTAATGGTTCTGGTTTGTTTTTACAGGCGGTCAATGCAAGGATCCCAAAGATTAGGATAAGATATTTCTTCATGGTACTTTTTATTTACAGATGGATTCTTTTATAAAATTATGGTAATTTCAATAAAATTTAAGCGTAAAATAGGGTTGCCCTACTGGGTAACGGTACTATGCCCAAATATTGGCTTTAGTTATAAGTGCTTTTCTAAACTTTCTCTCTTTTTTAAGGGTAAAGCCGGGTTGTTTATGGCAAGTTGTAGCAGCTCACGGGATTTTACTTTGGCGAACAAAAGGTCGTAAAACTGTTGGGTGGTTAAGCTGTTTTCAGATTGTTTTACCAAGACCATGCTGTCCCCTTTAGAAACCAAGCCCTCCTCCAGAACTCTTACATAGGTTCCAGGATGGGATCTATCAATAAATTGTTTTATAATGTTCTGGGTTTTGAATCGAATACCGAGTTTATAGCAAGGTTCTCTCGGTTGGGAAACCTGGACCAATGCGCTACCAATCCTATAAATATCACCAATGCGTAATTGGGATTCCTCCAATCCTTCAACAGTCAGGTTTTCACCAAACATCCCCCAATCCCAGTCCAGGGTAGGGTATAATTGTTTCCAATATGCATATTCTTCGACAGAAAAAAGGTAACAGGCCTTATCCGTGCCGCCATGGTGCTTTCTATCCACAACTGTATCATTTCCTACATCAGTTTTCCCTAGAAAAATAGGTTCTGCTGACGGCGTTTTGAAAATCCCTGTTTTTTCTTCCTTTCCATGCCATGTAATAATGGTGCCCTTACTTATATTGGTCGCAATTACTTTCATTGGAAATTAGTATTGATTCTCTTTGTTAGGAATACGTGTTTTTTAAACTGTACCTTAAAGTTACTAAAACTGCAGATACCATAAAGCCCAAAACATTAATACAAATTGCAGTGGAATACGAAATACCAAGACCCATACAGGGATACCTGCACCGGCTTTTTTTCCAGATAGCATGTAAAAATGGACCAGTAAGAATACGGCAAGCATAGCTACAATTCCAAAGATGGAAAGATCTTTTGTTTCTTCAAAACAGAGTCCTATTGCCAATATAATCTCAGCAATTCCACTCAAGTACACCAATAATTTATGGTGTGGAAGATATCTGGGCATTATTCTTAAATAAGCCTTTGGTTTTATAAAATGCATGATGCCCGCAAAAAAATACATCGCGGCCATTAGATACAGATGCCATGGGTAAATCATGGGATGAATATAACAATAAAAAAGGGACTACTTTTCAAAGTAGTCCCTTTTTTTCTATACCATTAAAAGCTGCTTACTTGATGATTTCGTAACTCCTTTTGATAAAGTTGGTAAGTTCCTCACCTTTAAGCAATCCTTTGGACAAACGAGCCAGATCCAGGGATTGATTGATCAATCGCTCTTTCTTCTTTGCCGTTTTTGTATTTAGGATCTCATTTACAAGATCGGAATTGGTGTTTACAATCAGATTGTACATTTCTGGCATATTGCTCATTCCAAACATTCCGCCTCCACCGGTCTGTTGCATTTCTTTCATCCTTCTTAAAAACTCTGGTTCAGTAATAATGAATGGTGCCGCAGCACTATCCATTGCCTCCAATTGAACGGTATAGCTTTTATTTTGGATGACCTCTTCCAATACAGTCTTTAATTGCTCTTTTTCCTCCTCGGATAATTTGGAGATTTGTGTATCCTCTTTTTTAATCAAGTTGTCCAAATGATCGGCATCAACCCTTGCAAAGGATACATTTTCTTTGGAAGTCTCTAATTTCTGCATCAAGTGCGATACAATTGGAGAATCTAACAATAAGACCTCAAAACCTCTGGCTTTGGCAGTTTCTATATAACTGTGTTGTGCTTCTTTGTTGGATGCATAAAGGATTACCAATTTACCATCCTTATCGGTATGGTTGTCCTTTATTTTTTCTTGTAACTCTTCGAAAGTAAAGAATTTGCCATCCACAGTTGGATAGAGCGCAAATTTGTCTGCCTTTTCGAAGAATTTATCTTCTGATAGCATCCCGTACTCAATCACGATCTTGATATCGTTCCATTTGGCCTCAAAATCCTCTCTATTGTTCTTGAACAGGGAGGATAGCTTATCCGCCACTTTTCTAGTGATGTATGACGCTATCTTCTTAACTGCACCATCTGCCTGCAAGTAAGAGCGGGAAACGTTCAAAGGAATATCCGGTGAATCGATAACTCCTCTCAACATGGTAAGGAATTCTGGGACGATACCTTCTACATTATCCGTAACAAATACCTGGTTTTGGTATAACTGAATACGATCTTTTTGAACGTTGAGGTCGTTTGTCAATTTAGGGAAGTATAGAATACCCGTAAGGTTAAAAGGATAATCTACATTCAAATGTATGTGGAAAAGGGGCTCTTCAAATTGCATTGGATATAGTTCCCTATAAAACCCTTTGTAATCCTCATCTTTTAAATCGGCCGGCATTTTGGTCCAGGCTGGATTTGGATTGTTGATGATGTTGTCCACCTCTTGGGTAGGAGCCTTGTCTTCTTCTTTTGCACCTTCTGGTTTGGGAAGGGTTTCTGTTTTGGTTCCAAACTTAATCGGAACCGGCATAAACTTGTTGTATTTGCTCAAAAGCTCAGAGATCCTGTTCTTTTCCAAGAACTCTGTAGAGTCCTCTGCAATATGAAGGATAATTTCCGTTCCGCGCTCAGTTTTATCACTTGGTTCTAGGATAAAGTTAGGAGAACCGTCACAGGTCCAATGGGCCGCTGGCTCATCTTTATAGCTCTTGGTGATGATCTCTACTTTTTCTGCCACCATAAAGGCTGAGTAAAAACCTAGACCGAAATGACCAATGATTCCAGAATCCTTTGCAGAATCCTTGTACTTGTCCAAAAATTCCTCGGCGCCTGAAAAGGCTACCTCATTGATATATTTCTGGACCTCTTCTTCGGTCATTCCCAAACCTTGATCGATAATATGGAGCTTTTTCCCTTCTTTATCAATTTTGATTTCAATGATTGGGTTGCCATATTCCACTTTCGTCTCACCTATCGTTGTAAGGTGCTTTAACTTTAAAGTTGCATCTGTGGCATTTGACACCAATTCCCGTAAAAATATTTCGTGATCGCTGTATAAGAATTTCTTAATCAACGGAAATATGTTTTCAACGGACACATTAATCTTACCTGTAGCCATATTTTGAAATAGTTTTAAATTTTATGTAGAACCTATGTCAAAAAAAATACCATACTGTGTATTAGTGACAAACTGACACATAGCGAAGGGTGAATATGGCCATTCAAAAACATTAACAAATTATTTTGTTTAATTATTATTGTAAATAAGTAAACAAGTATTATCTTTGAAGTGTTACAGGGAAAAAATGCTATGAAAAAGAATTATTTCTGTAACAAGTTTGTTTATTTATTGGTTAGGTTGTTTAAAAAGCGTGTTCACTCGAACACGCTTTTTTTGTGCATGTGTATCATTTCATATATGTTTAACACATTTCTGTTTAAATAATAGTATTTTTGTATAAACAAAATAACATCCTTATGCCAGCAAAAGCGAATACTAAGAAAATAACAGAAGATGCCATTATAGGTGCTTATATGGATTATGTTCTTGAGCATGAAGTAGTGCCCAAGTCCATCTACAAATTCTGTAAGGACAATAAAATAAAGGAAGAAGAATTTTATAAATTTTTCGGATCTGTGGAAGGCTTGCAGAAGGCAATTTGGTTAACCTTCTACAAGAATACAGAAGCCTTGATAAATAAGAATGAAGATTTTGGTTCTTTTTCCAACAAGGACAAAATGCTTACTTTCTTCTTTACCTTTTTTGAATTGTTGACCCTCAATAGAAGTTACGTGCTTTTTACATTGAATGAAAATAAGAACATGCTTAAGAACATGGAACAATTAAAGGGCCTTCGACAGCATATAAAATCGTTCGCAACGGATTTGATAGAAGAGGGGAATGCCAATAAGACTTCCAAACTAACACAACATCCTCCTAAATTATTCTCTGAAGGGGCCTGGCTACAATTCCTTTTTCTTTTGAAATTCTGGATGGATGATTCTTCTCCTGCATTCGAAAAAACAGACCTGGCCATTGAAAAGTCGGTAACCACCATTTTTGATGTTTTTGACAACACCCCTTTGGAAAACATCTTGGACTTTGGAAAATTTCTGTACAAAGAGAACTTTTCATAACTGCACCTTAGATTCAAAGTTGTATTCCTAACCCCTCGGCTTTAAAAGGCCTTTAAAACATATTGCATGAAAACATTGGATAGAATTCCTACCGGAAAAATAGAAAGAGCTGGAAAATTGGTTAAAACTGGGGTAAAAGTCGGGGGAAACTATATGAAGTATTACAGCAAAAAGTTAGTGGATCCATCAATGACCAAGGACGAGCTTAATGAAGATAATGCGGGCGATATATACGATGGCTTAAAGAGCTTAAAGGGGAGTGCCCTAAAGGTCGCCCAAATGTTGAGTATGGAGAAAAGCCTTTTGCCCAGTGCGTATGTGGAGAAATTCTCTCTATCTCAATTTTCAGTACCCCCCTTGTCGGCACCGTTGGTGAGAAAGACGTTTAAAAAATATTTGGGGAAATACCCCGAGGAGATTTTCGACGAATTTGAAAAAGATTCAATTAATGCCGCGAGCATTGGGCAGGTCCATAAGGCGGTAAAGGACGGTAAGAAATTAGCGGTCAAAATTCAGTATCCAGGCGTGGCCGAAAGTATCAGTAGTGATCTGGCATTAGTGAAGCCAGTAGCGATCAGAATGTTCAATTTAAAAGGAAATGATTCTGACAAATATTTCAAGGAAGTTGAAAATAAATTAATAGAAGAGACCAATTACATATTGGAACTGCAGCAAAGTAGGGAAATTACGGAAGCCTGTGGCAACATCCCCAATATGGAGTTTCCAAAATATTATGAAGAACTTTCAAGTGAACGGATACTCACTATGGATTGGATGCATGGCAAACACCTGAGTGAGTTTACAAAAACCGATTTCGATGAAGGTTTGGGAAATACCTTGGGACAGGCCCTTTGGGATTTCTATATGTTCCAAATCCATGGCTTGAGAAAGGTACATGCCGACCCACATCCCGGTAATTTTTTGGTCAGTGAAAGGGCAACCTTGATCGCTATAGATTTTGGCTGTATCAAAGAGGTGCCCAATGAATTTTATATCCCCTATTTTGAGCTTGCCAAAAAAGAAAATATAGAGAATGACGCTATTTTTATGGAAAAGCTTTACGAATTGGAAATCCTATCGGAGTCCGATTCTCCAGAGGAATTGAAATTCTTTAAGGCACTGTTCAAGGAATTGTTGACCATTTTTACATTACCCTTTAATGAAGAGCACTTTGATTTTGGGGCTGATGAATTCTGGACTAAAATCGCCAATTTAAGCGAACGATATTCCAAGGATCCCCAGATAAGAAAAATGAACGGAAACCGTGGGTCCAAACATTTTCTGTATCTAAACAGAACCTTTTTTGGGCTGTACAATTTACTTCATGATCTCAAGGCCAAGGTAGTGGTCAATAATTTCAGACAATACATATAAAAAAAGCCCCGATTTAAATCGGGGCTTTTTTTTAATCTTTTCCCATCAGAGGGGCTTCTATAATTTCTTCTTTTTGTTTTACATATTTTTCCAGCCACTGGTCCTGTTCCCAAAGTAGGTGCAAGATGCTTTCTTTGGCCCTGTAGCCATGACTTTCCTTTGGTAGCATTACCAATCGTACGGTTGCCCCCAGGCCTTTTAGGGCGTTGAAATAACGTTCACTCTGCATAGGGTACGTCCCAGAATTATTGTCTGCCTCCCCATGGGTCAATAATAATGGGGTTTTCATTTTATCGGCATGCATAAAGGGCGACATGGTGTAATACACTTCTGGAGCTTCCCAATAGTTCCGTTCTTCGCTCTGGAACCCAAAAGGGGTCAGCGTTCTATTGTAGGCACCACTTCTGGCAATCCCTGCCGCAAATAGATCGGAATGGGAAAGTAGGTTGGCCACCATAAAAGCACCATAACTGTGTCCGCCAACGGCCACTTTTGTTCTGTCTATATATCCCATGTCATCAACAGCATCTATGGCTGCCTTGGCATTGGCTACCAACTGGGTCCTAAACGTGTCGTTTGGTTGTGCGTCTCCCTCACCAATGATAGGAAAGGCGGCATCATCCAAAACTACATACCCTTTGGTGACCCAATAAATAGGAGATCCCCAACTTGGGTAGGTAAATTCATTAGGGTTTTGGGTATTCTGTGAGGCACTGTTCTTGTCCTTATATTCTCTGGGATAGGCCCATAAAATCATTGGCATTTTTTCTTTTTTTGTCTTGTCATATCCAACAGGTAGGTACAAGGTCCCCGTTAATTCCAAGCCATCTTCTCTTTTATAGGTAACCACCTCCTTGTGTACATTTTGTATACTTTTGAAAGGGTTTTCAAAAAAGGTGAGCTGCTGTGGCGCCTTTTTGCGTATAAGGTTTTTGTAGTAGTAATTTGGATATTCGCTTTTAGATTCAATGCGCACCAGGAGCTGGTCCTTTTCCGGATGGTATTCCACTAAAGTCTCTTTTTTGTCCGTTAGGGTAGATTGGTAAAGACGGGATTTTGCTTGAGAAATCAAGTTGATTTTATCCACGAATGGGAACTGTCCTTTTTCTGAAAATCCGTCACCCATCAGAAATGCGTTGTTCTTACTGTCCAAGGCCAGCACATTTACCCCATACTCATTCCTTCTGGTCACAAATTCCCCTGGATCGTTGTATACGTCTTGGTAATTACGGTCTGAAATTATTATTGGCGTTTTGGAGGCATTGGAGGGATCAAAAACATAGGCCTTTGTATTTCTTGTATTCCACCAACGGTCGTAAGCAATAGCTATTCCATCATTGCCCCACTGTACTCCTCTGAACCTATTAATGGTCTTCAGTAGGCTTTTGCCTTCTCCTTTAAAAGGGGCTTCTAATTGAAATATCTCGTCCCTAAAAGCCACTTCGTTTTCAGGATCTCCTCCATCCAATACCTGGGCATAAATTAAGGTGGCAGGTTTGTCATTTCTCCAGCTGATATCCCTCATTCCGGTGCGTTCTGCCATAAATCCCTGGGGAAGATCCTCGATCAAAGGCACTTTTAGTATTTCATGTACCAAGCTGCCATCGTTCTTGTAAATAGTAGTGGTAGATGGGAATCTGTAATAGGGAACCAAATAAGAAAAGGGTCGGTCTATTGTCTCAGCCATAATATAAGAACCGTCTGGGGAAAAACTTAAAGAACTGTACATATCAGGGCCTTTCCATAAGGAGGCATTTCCGTTGAGGTCTACCTTGTGCAATTCCGATAGGGCCAGTTGTTCAAAGTTAAATTCGTCATTCGGATTTTTCAACAGATCCTGGTAGGTCCTATTCTGTGCCTTTTTTCCGTCATTTGAAGAAATGGTAGGTCCAACGGGAACGGCCTCACTAACATTGATCAATGGTTTTCTAGCGGACGGAAGCATTTTCACCAAGATGGAATTTCCATCCTTGAACCAGTTGATAACGTCCCTCATGTTGGCATTTACATTGGCCTGGGTGATTTTTTTAACCGAAGCTTTTTCCAAATCCAAAATCCATATTTCAACGCCGGTTTTTGTTGTATTGGTCACCGCAATTTTGGATTGGTCCGGAGACCAGCTGAAATTTGCCAGCCTTGGGTTTTCAGGCAGTCCACTCACCTGCGTTTCTTGAGAAGCAGAAGTAGGCTTTATTTTTATATTATTGTAGTAATTGGTGCGGCTTCCAATATTCGTTTTTGGGTTGATACGGAGTCCGGCCAGTCTCAATTCGTCTTCAGAAAGTTCTTCGATGGTCTTATATGCATCCCTGTAGAGCATTACCATATGTTTGCCATTATCCGTAATCAGTACGGTTGGCGCCAAGGGGGCGTCAACTAATTTTAATATTTCCTCCGAAGGTTTCTGGTACGTTAGGCTTTCCTGTGAATGTCCGGAGAAAACGAGGAACATCAAAAGTAAGGGTAAGAATTTTTTCATGTATTAAATTTTAAGTTGGTATAATAGTGTGAGCAGCGAAAGTGCTACCATGTAATTATCCGTCAATGTACTAAAATACGTAGCCTTTAAATGTTGTAAAAACGTTAAAACAGGGTAATGCGGTTGAAATTCACGATTAGCCATGCGGAACAATGAAAATTTAAACCGACTTTATTTTTTATCTTTTATATGGATTACCGTCAATCTTTATTATCTTGACAAACGGATATAGAAAAGCTTCATATTACCGAAAAAACTAACAAACCTTAAAATGTACAATTCAAAAATTATAGGATTAGGGTACTATGTACCAGAAAATGTGGTGACTAATGATGATCTTTCCAAGCTTATGGATACCAATGATGCTTGGATTCAAGAACGCACGGGAATCCAAGAGCGTAGACATGTTATCAAAGGTGAGGATACCACCACTTCTATGGGGGTAAAAGCCGCTAAGGTGGCCATTGAACGGGCTGGAATAGATAAAGATGATATTGATTTTATCATTTTTGCCACCCTAAGTCCAGATTACTATTTTCCTGGTCCAGGAGTTTTGGTACAGCGCGACCTAAATATTAAGACAGTGGGTGCATTGGACGTTCGTAACCAATGTTCGGGATTTGTCTATGCCCTATCCGTGGCAGATCAATATGTGAAAACCGGGATGTATAAGAATGTTTTGGTCATTGGTTCCGAACTGCACTCCCACGGTTTGGATATGACTACTAGGGGAAGGGGAGTTTCCGTTATTTTTGGGGATGGGGCAGGAGCCGCCATCATCAGTAGGGAAGAGGATACTTCCAAGGGGATATTATCAACCCACCTACATTCAGAAGGCCAACATGCAGAGGAATTATCCTTAATAGCTCCAGGAATGGGAAAACGTTGGGTCAACGATATCATTGCAGATAATGACCCTAATGATGAATCGTATTTTCCATATATGAACGGACAGTTCGTATTTAAAAATGCAGTGGTCCGTTTTAGTGAGGTAATCAATGAGGGGCTTGAAAAAAATAACCTAAAAACCACGGATATTGATATGTTGGTGCCCCACCAGGCAAACCTTCGTATTTCTCAGTTTATTCAAAAGAAGTTTGGATTATCAGACGATCAGGTTTTCAATAATATTATGAAATATGGGAATACTACTGCTGCTTCCATTCCTATTGCTTTGACCGAGGCTTGGGAGCAAGGCAAGATAAAAGAGGGAGATGTAGTGGTCCTTGCCGCTTTTGGTAGCGGATTTACCTGGGGCAGTGTCATTATTAAGTGGTAAGAATGCCATTGACTGTTTTCAGAGAGATAATAAAAAGAAAACCCGAAGCAGATGCTCCGGGTTTCTTCATTGATAAGCCATACTAAACACTAACCATTAACTATAAAAATATAGCCTTATCAATGACTTGATTTCGAATTAGTCCCTCCCAAGGGACGAAAATTTTATTAAAAATTAGGCAACGTTAACATTATTTAACACTGATATTAACATATGAAGAAAACACTTGTTTTTGGTGCATCATTAAAGCCCAATAGGTACAGTCATGTGGCTGTAAAACGCTTATTGGCCAATCAGATTGAAACAGAAGCTTTTGGACTTAAGGAAGGGCAAATCGACTCAGTTTCAGTAAAGACCGACCTTAAAAATATCAATGACATACATACGTTGACACTGTATATAGGACCAGAAAGACAGGAGTCTTACTATGACGGTATTTTGGCCCTTTCCCCAAAAAGGGTAATTTTTAATCCGGGCACGGAAAACCCAGAATTATACGATCTTTTAGAGAAAGAGGGAATAGAGGTAGAAGTGGCCTGTACCTTGGTGCTATTGGGAACTGGTCAGTATTAATTAATACCTGAATCAATTATTCCTTGATTCGAATCAGCCACAACCCGAAAAAGGTCAATAGGCCATTTATGGGCAGTAATTCGTAACCCACCGCATAACCCCCAATATATTCCATCGGGATA encodes the following:
- a CDS encoding DUF885 domain-containing protein, whose product is MKKYLILIFGILALTACKNKPEPLKEDAMAKNEAFGTLLNNYHEDGLKLYPLKATSEGDNRYNDIFLNNLTEDYKAMEKAYYQKYKDALGTIQDTALSDSEKMSKAILEWECNRNLERMEFREDLTPINQMWTVQLTMGQYAGGTSAQPFKTVKDYENWLKRLDSYVVWMATAEERMREGIEKGYVLPKSLIQKVVPQLETLTTKDLDQHLFFAPVKKFPDDFNDVDKKRLTDAYTVMIKEKIIPAYQKLYDFMGTEYLAAGRTTSGIEATPDGKAYYDYSIKLYTTTDMTAEEIHQIGLDEVERISMEMEKVKQQVGFDGTLKAFFDYVRNKKELMPFTDPQQVIDNFKAIHEKMKPQVDQLFEHQPKTPFEIRRTEAFREASASAEYNPGSLDGTRPGVFYVPIPDVTKYNMYSDEDLFLHEAIPGHHFQISLTQENEDLPKFRKTLWYSAYGEGWALYTESLGKELGLYQDPYQYFGMLGAEMHRAVRLVVDTGLHAKDWTREQAIKYSLDNEAESEEAITSEIERYMANPGQALSYKIGQLKILELRARAEREMGKDFNIKEFHNQVLETGCVPLALLEEKINGWISSNKKGAN
- a CDS encoding MOSC domain-containing protein; translation: MKVIATNISKGTIITWHGKEEKTGIFKTPSAEPIFLGKTDVGNDTVVDRKHHGGTDKACYLFSVEEYAYWKQLYPTLDWDWGMFGENLTVEGLEESQLRIGDIYRIGSALVQVSQPREPCYKLGIRFKTQNIIKQFIDRSHPGTYVRVLEEGLVSKGDSMVLVKQSENSLTTQQFYDLLFAKVKSRELLQLAINNPALPLKKRESLEKHL
- a CDS encoding DoxX family protein, coding for MIYPWHLYLMAAMYFFAGIMHFIKPKAYLRIMPRYLPHHKLLVYLSGIAEIILAIGLCFEETKDLSIFGIVAMLAVFLLVHFYMLSGKKAGAGIPVWVLVFRIPLQFVLMFWALWYLQF
- the htpG gene encoding molecular chaperone HtpG gives rise to the protein MATGKINVSVENIFPLIKKFLYSDHEIFLRELVSNATDATLKLKHLTTIGETKVEYGNPIIEIKIDKEGKKLHIIDQGLGMTEEEVQKYINEVAFSGAEEFLDKYKDSAKDSGIIGHFGLGFYSAFMVAEKVEIITKSYKDEPAAHWTCDGSPNFILEPSDKTERGTEIILHIAEDSTEFLEKNRISELLSKYNKFMPVPIKFGTKTETLPKPEGAKEEDKAPTQEVDNIINNPNPAWTKMPADLKDEDYKGFYRELYPMQFEEPLFHIHLNVDYPFNLTGILYFPKLTNDLNVQKDRIQLYQNQVFVTDNVEGIVPEFLTMLRGVIDSPDIPLNVSRSYLQADGAVKKIASYITRKVADKLSSLFKNNREDFEAKWNDIKIVIEYGMLSEDKFFEKADKFALYPTVDGKFFTFEELQEKIKDNHTDKDGKLVILYASNKEAQHSYIETAKARGFEVLLLDSPIVSHLMQKLETSKENVSFARVDADHLDNLIKKEDTQISKLSEEEKEQLKTVLEEVIQNKSYTVQLEAMDSAAAPFIITEPEFLRRMKEMQQTGGGGMFGMSNMPEMYNLIVNTNSDLVNEILNTKTAKKKERLINQSLDLARLSKGLLKGEELTNFIKRSYEIIK
- a CDS encoding TetR family transcriptional regulator C-terminal domain-containing protein — protein: MPAKANTKKITEDAIIGAYMDYVLEHEVVPKSIYKFCKDNKIKEEEFYKFFGSVEGLQKAIWLTFYKNTEALINKNEDFGSFSNKDKMLTFFFTFFELLTLNRSYVLFTLNENKNMLKNMEQLKGLRQHIKSFATDLIEEGNANKTSKLTQHPPKLFSEGAWLQFLFLLKFWMDDSSPAFEKTDLAIEKSVTTIFDVFDNTPLENILDFGKFLYKENFS
- a CDS encoding ABC1 kinase family protein, coding for MKTLDRIPTGKIERAGKLVKTGVKVGGNYMKYYSKKLVDPSMTKDELNEDNAGDIYDGLKSLKGSALKVAQMLSMEKSLLPSAYVEKFSLSQFSVPPLSAPLVRKTFKKYLGKYPEEIFDEFEKDSINAASIGQVHKAVKDGKKLAVKIQYPGVAESISSDLALVKPVAIRMFNLKGNDSDKYFKEVENKLIEETNYILELQQSREITEACGNIPNMEFPKYYEELSSERILTMDWMHGKHLSEFTKTDFDEGLGNTLGQALWDFYMFQIHGLRKVHADPHPGNFLVSERATLIAIDFGCIKEVPNEFYIPYFELAKKENIENDAIFMEKLYELEILSESDSPEELKFFKALFKELLTIFTLPFNEEHFDFGADEFWTKIANLSERYSKDPQIRKMNGNRGSKHFLYLNRTFFGLYNLLHDLKAKVVVNNFRQYI